In Pseudofrankia saprophytica, one genomic interval encodes:
- a CDS encoding DUF1918 domain-containing protein, which translates to MHANVGDRVCVHSRTIGQPERHGVVLEARGETGPPYLIRWDDGHEGLLFPGADSVLEVFAFQHAGV; encoded by the coding sequence ATGCACGCGAACGTCGGCGACCGCGTATGTGTCCACAGCCGCACCATCGGCCAGCCCGAACGACACGGAGTCGTTCTGGAGGCCCGCGGCGAGACCGGGCCGCCCTACCTGATCCGCTGGGACGACGGCCATGAGGGGCTGCTCTTCCCGGGCGCCGACTCGGTGCTGGAGGTCTTCGCCTTCCAGCACGCCGGAGTCTGA
- the ahcY gene encoding adenosylhomocysteinase — protein MSFDFKVADLALAEFGRKEIRLAEHEMPGLMATRAEYAASQPLKGARIMGSLHMTIQTAVLIETLVALGADVRWVSCNIFSTQDHAAAAVVVGPNGTKDAPAGVPVFAWKGETLEEYWWCTDQALAWPDGGAPNMILDDGGDATLLVHKGAEFEKAGAVPATDPSDSEEYAIILDTLRSTIAAKPGRWTAAAEAIKGVTEETTTGVHRLYEMHKGGSLLFPAINVNDSVTKSKFDNKYGCRHSVIDGLNRATDVLIGGKVALVAGYGDVGKGCADALRGQGARVIVTEIDPICALQAAMDGFQVTVLEDVVGIADIFVSTTGNFNIITADHMAAMKHQAIVSNIGHFDNEIDMAGLGKIAGVEKINIKPQVDEWVFPDGHSVIVLAEGRLMNLGCATGHPSFVMSNSFTNQVIAQIELFTKTDQYPVGVYTLPKHLDEKVARLHLDALGVKLTKLTKAQAEYIGVDVDGPYKSDHYRY, from the coding sequence ATGAGCTTCGACTTCAAGGTCGCGGACCTTGCGCTGGCCGAGTTCGGCCGCAAGGAGATCCGGCTGGCTGAGCACGAGATGCCGGGGCTGATGGCGACCCGTGCCGAGTACGCCGCGAGCCAGCCGCTCAAGGGTGCGCGGATCATGGGATCGCTGCACATGACGATCCAGACCGCCGTGCTCATCGAGACCCTCGTCGCCCTCGGTGCCGACGTCCGCTGGGTCTCCTGCAACATCTTCTCCACCCAGGACCACGCCGCCGCCGCGGTCGTCGTCGGCCCGAACGGCACCAAGGACGCTCCCGCCGGTGTCCCGGTGTTCGCCTGGAAGGGTGAGACGCTCGAGGAGTACTGGTGGTGCACCGACCAGGCGCTGGCCTGGCCGGACGGCGGCGCTCCCAACATGATCCTCGACGACGGCGGCGACGCGACGCTGCTCGTCCACAAGGGCGCCGAGTTCGAGAAGGCGGGCGCCGTCCCGGCGACCGACCCCTCGGACTCCGAGGAGTACGCGATCATCCTCGACACGCTGCGCAGCACGATCGCGGCGAAGCCCGGCCGTTGGACCGCGGCCGCCGAGGCGATCAAGGGCGTCACCGAGGAGACCACCACCGGCGTGCATCGCCTCTACGAGATGCACAAGGGCGGTTCGCTGCTCTTCCCGGCGATCAACGTCAACGACTCGGTCACCAAGAGCAAGTTCGACAACAAGTACGGCTGCCGCCACTCCGTCATCGACGGCCTCAACCGGGCGACCGACGTGCTCATCGGCGGCAAGGTCGCGCTCGTCGCCGGCTACGGCGACGTCGGCAAGGGCTGCGCGGACGCGCTGCGCGGCCAGGGCGCCCGGGTCATCGTCACCGAGATCGACCCGATCTGCGCGCTGCAGGCCGCGATGGACGGCTTCCAGGTCACCGTGCTCGAGGACGTCGTCGGGATCGCCGACATCTTCGTCTCGACCACCGGCAACTTCAACATCATCACCGCCGACCACATGGCGGCGATGAAGCACCAGGCGATCGTGTCCAACATCGGCCACTTCGACAACGAGATCGACATGGCCGGCCTGGGCAAGATCGCGGGTGTCGAGAAGATCAACATCAAGCCGCAGGTCGACGAGTGGGTCTTCCCGGACGGCCACTCGGTCATCGTGCTGGCCGAGGGCCGGCTGATGAACCTCGGCTGCGCCACCGGCCACCCGAGCTTCGTGATGTCGAACAGCTTCACCAACCAGGTGATCGCCCAGATCGAGCTGTTCACGAAGACCGACCAGTACCCGGTCGGCGTCTACACGCTGCCGAAGCACCTCGACGAGAAGGTCGCCCGCCTGCACCTGGACGCCCTCGGCGTGAAGCTCACCAAGCTCACCAAGGCCCAGGCTGAGTACATCGGCGTCGACGTCGACGGCCCCTACAAGTCCGACCACTACCGCTACTGA